In Ruminococcaceae bacterium BL-4, one DNA window encodes the following:
- the ecfAB gene encoding energizing coupling factor of ABC influx transporter (ATP-binding protein) (Evidence 2a : Function from experimental evidences in other organisms; PubMedId : 12110480, 21135102, 26052893; Product type t : transporter), with the protein MALLQVKNLSVVYGKGTPFEKAAVQNVNFSIEAGEFIGVIGHTGSGKSTLIQTLNGLIKPTNGQVLLEGHDIWAEPKKIRAVRFKVGMVFQYPENQLFEETVLKDISFGPGNMGLTTAEIETRARNAAKFVGLPDALLEKSPFELSGGEKRRVAIAGVIAMDPDVLILDEPTAGLDPAGRDVLLSQLLSYHAQRHNTILLVSHSMEDVARVADRVLVMNNSHLEMLDKTANVFAQDQRLEQIGLKVPQITKIMSILKSDGYPVETVLTMEQAVTQLLSLVNKGGAAV; encoded by the coding sequence ATGGCATTACTGCAAGTAAAAAATCTTTCTGTGGTTTATGGCAAAGGAACTCCTTTTGAAAAAGCTGCTGTGCAGAATGTGAACTTTTCGATTGAGGCCGGCGAATTTATCGGAGTGATCGGGCATACCGGCAGCGGAAAAAGTACGCTGATACAAACTTTGAATGGGTTAATTAAACCGACGAACGGGCAGGTTTTGCTGGAGGGTCATGATATTTGGGCAGAACCGAAGAAAATCCGCGCTGTGCGGTTTAAAGTCGGGATGGTATTTCAGTATCCGGAAAATCAGCTGTTTGAAGAAACGGTACTCAAAGACATCAGCTTTGGACCTGGAAATATGGGCTTGACAACTGCAGAAATCGAAACGCGTGCACGCAATGCTGCAAAATTTGTCGGTCTTCCGGATGCACTTTTGGAGAAAAGCCCTTTTGAACTTTCCGGAGGTGAAAAACGTCGGGTCGCAATCGCTGGTGTGATTGCCATGGACCCAGATGTTTTGATTTTGGATGAACCAACGGCGGGATTGGACCCCGCCGGCAGAGATGTGCTTTTGAGTCAGCTTTTAAGCTATCATGCACAGCGTCATAATACAATTCTGCTTGTTTCTCATAGTATGGAAGATGTGGCACGGGTTGCCGACCGCGTTCTTGTTATGAACAATTCTCATTTGGAAATGTTGGATAAAACGGCTAATGTTTTTGCGCAGGATCAACGGTTGGAACAAATTGGACTAAAGGTGCCGCAGATTACGAAGATTATGTCTATTCTTAAATCCGACGGATATCCGGTAGAGACTGTTTTAACAATGGAGCAGGCAGTTACTCAGCTCCTTTCTTTGGTCAATAAAGGAGGTGCTGCCGTATGA
- a CDS encoding conserved membrane protein of unknown function (Evidence 4 : Unknown function but conserved in other organisms) has protein sequence MTIFDGIMLILFLLFAVTGIRQGFLHSVSGLVSILLASLLAPSVGSMAMVWIGDQPAASPEDMIIHHMVVIGISFLVLLIIGSAVMRILTALVHLPGLKFLNRILGGIFGALQGGVLILLICALANFWIPEAEKQIPQFQPEMVTQSSVYQFVEEKNPFLFIYQNAMEWQKEMREKI, from the coding sequence TTGACGATATTTGATGGAATTATGCTGATTCTTTTCCTTTTATTTGCAGTAACAGGAATCCGGCAAGGCTTTTTGCATTCAGTTTCAGGTTTGGTCAGCATATTGTTGGCGTCACTTTTAGCTCCTTCCGTTGGTTCTATGGCAATGGTATGGATCGGAGACCAGCCGGCAGCTTCTCCAGAGGATATGATAATTCACCACATGGTGGTAATTGGAATTTCCTTTTTGGTACTGCTGATTATTGGGAGTGCCGTGATGCGGATTTTAACAGCGCTTGTTCATCTTCCGGGGCTGAAGTTTCTAAACCGGATTTTAGGCGGCATTTTTGGTGCGCTGCAAGGCGGCGTATTGATCCTTTTGATTTGCGCGTTGGCAAACTTTTGGATTCCAGAAGCAGAAAAACAAATTCCTCAATTTCAGCCTGAAATGGTTACCCAATCTTCTGTTTATCAGTTTGTAGAGGAGAAAAATCCATTTCTATTTATTTACCAAAATGCGATGGAATGGCAGAAAGAGATGAGAGAGAAAATATGA
- a CDS encoding CDP-diacylglycerol--glycerol-3-phosphate 3-phosphatidyltransferase, which translates to MTYHNKNLNIPNALTVLRMILIIPFVIFYVNKQYVPAVVTLIISGITDALDGFVARHFNQFTELGKMLDPLSDKLTQGSVALCLAIQYSFLLPFFLIFIIKEVSMVIAALVLIKKRKKPCGSKWYGKIATILFYISFVTIVAMRIWNVDNRTLTVVLLSITAFFMIYALIRYFFIFLSILRSDDPENHLDINEVMDKQITSDRKD; encoded by the coding sequence ATGACGTACCATAATAAAAATCTGAATATTCCAAATGCTTTAACGGTCCTGCGAATGATTTTAATTATTCCGTTTGTGATCTTTTATGTGAACAAACAATATGTTCCGGCAGTAGTGACCTTGATTATTTCTGGTATTACAGATGCATTAGATGGCTTTGTAGCGCGCCATTTTAACCAATTTACGGAGCTTGGGAAAATGCTGGATCCTCTTTCGGATAAACTGACGCAAGGATCGGTTGCCCTTTGTCTTGCAATTCAGTATTCGTTTTTGCTGCCTTTCTTTTTGATCTTTATTATCAAGGAAGTCAGCATGGTAATTGCAGCACTAGTTCTGATCAAAAAGAGAAAAAAGCCTTGTGGTTCCAAATGGTACGGGAAAATTGCGACCATTCTGTTTTACATCTCTTTTGTCACCATTGTGGCTATGAGAATCTGGAATGTTGATAATAGGACACTTACGGTCGTTTTGCTCAGCATTACGGCATTCTTTATGATTTATGCGTTGATTCGATATTTTTTCATTTTCCTTTCGATCCTTAGAAGCGATGATCCGGAAAACCACTTGGACATCAATGAGGTGATGGATAAACAGATCACATCAGACCGAAAAGATTAA
- the ecfT gene encoding component of the influx ECF transporters (Evidence 2a : Function from experimental evidences in other organisms; PubMedId : 15849754, 16850406, 18931129, 21135102, 26052893; Product type t : transporter) has protein sequence MMRDVTLGQYFPGKSPIHKLDPRIKIVLTIALIVYVFLARNFVSLGFLVATVFIVLLMSGVPLKLYFKSIKGVIFIVIFTSILNLFYGTGEPLITLFGFMTITWNGICNAIFISVRIISLILFSSVLTFTTSPTELTDALERILKPLKVFHVKVHEIAMMMTIALRFVPTLLEETDKIMSAQKARGADMESGGLMQRIKALIPVLIPLFVSSFRRAYDLAMAMECRCYHGGEGRTKMKVLHMGGRDVVACICAAFVLTAILLLNGIMPVQL, from the coding sequence ATGATGCGTGATGTTACATTGGGGCAGTATTTCCCGGGAAAATCACCGATTCATAAACTGGATCCCCGTATTAAGATCGTTTTGACGATTGCTCTGATCGTTTATGTCTTTTTAGCACGCAATTTTGTGTCGCTTGGATTTTTGGTAGCAACGGTTTTCATTGTCCTTTTGATGTCTGGTGTGCCGCTGAAGCTCTATTTTAAGAGCATCAAAGGCGTGATCTTTATTGTGATCTTCACTTCGATTCTGAATCTTTTCTATGGAACCGGAGAACCGCTGATCACGCTTTTTGGATTTATGACCATTACTTGGAACGGTATCTGCAATGCAATTTTTATCAGTGTTCGGATTATCAGTTTGATCCTTTTCAGCTCTGTTTTGACGTTCACAACTTCTCCTACAGAACTGACGGATGCATTGGAACGTATTTTAAAGCCGCTTAAAGTGTTTCATGTAAAGGTACATGAAATTGCCATGATGATGACGATTGCGCTGCGTTTTGTTCCTACTTTGTTGGAAGAAACGGATAAAATTATGTCTGCACAGAAAGCACGCGGTGCCGATATGGAGTCGGGGGGCCTTATGCAGAGGATTAAGGCGCTGATCCCGGTGCTGATTCCTCTTTTTGTCAGCTCATTCCGTCGCGCCTATGACCTTGCCATGGCAATGGAGTGCCGCTGCTATCACGGCGGCGAAGGACGCACCAAGATGAAGGTGCTGCATATGGGCGGCCGTGATGTTGTAGCTTGTATCTGTGCTGCATTTGTGCTTACGGCTATTTTGCTGCTGAATGGAATCATGCCGGTACAATTGTAG
- a CDS encoding SAM-dependent methyltransferase: protein MRASQWEDYELLDTSGGERLERWGDVLLIRPDPQIIWNTPKKDPRWKQAAARYVRSSSGGGHWETFHKVPAVWSIRRNDLTFRLKMMGFKHTGIFPEQAVNWDFAAEKIKNAGRPIKVLNLFGYTGAATLACMQAGAAVTHVDASRGMVQWAKENAAASGIADKPVRWLVDDCTKFVEREERRGHHYDGIIMDPPSYGRGPGGEVWKLEEQLYPLVSQCLPILSEKPLFFLLNSYTSGLSPAVMQYLLGVLMKPRFGGQVSADEIGLRVTSTGMVLPCGSTAIWES from the coding sequence ATGCGCGCGTCACAGTGGGAGGATTATGAACTGCTGGATACTTCCGGCGGTGAACGGCTGGAGCGTTGGGGCGATGTGCTTTTGATCCGGCCGGATCCGCAGATTATCTGGAATACGCCGAAAAAAGATCCTCGATGGAAACAAGCGGCGGCGCGATATGTGCGTTCTTCTTCCGGCGGCGGGCACTGGGAAACTTTTCATAAGGTTCCGGCTGTTTGGAGTATCCGCCGAAATGATCTTACTTTTCGACTAAAGATGATGGGCTTTAAGCATACGGGAATTTTTCCGGAGCAGGCGGTCAACTGGGATTTTGCCGCGGAAAAGATTAAAAATGCGGGACGCCCGATCAAGGTGCTCAATCTGTTCGGTTATACCGGTGCCGCGACCCTCGCTTGTATGCAGGCGGGCGCTGCGGTCACGCATGTAGACGCAAGCCGCGGTATGGTTCAGTGGGCAAAGGAAAATGCAGCAGCAAGTGGAATTGCTGACAAACCGGTTCGGTGGCTCGTTGATGATTGTACAAAATTTGTGGAGCGGGAAGAAAGACGCGGACATCACTATGATGGAATTATTATGGACCCGCCTTCTTATGGCCGAGGACCGGGTGGGGAAGTCTGGAAATTGGAGGAACAGCTTTATCCTCTGGTTTCACAGTGCCTGCCGATTTTAAGCGAAAAGCCGTTATTTTTCCTGCTGAATTCGTATACGTCAGGGCTTTCTCCGGCGGTGATGCAGTATCTGCTCGGTGTTCTGATGAAACCGAGATTCGGCGGACAGGTTTCTGCTGATGAAATTGGTCTTCGGGTCACATCGACCGGAATGGTTTTGCCCTGCGGCAGTACGGCAATTTGGGAATCTTAA
- the ecfA gene encoding energizing coupling factor of ABC influx transporter (ATP-binding protein) (Evidence 2a : Function from experimental evidences in other organisms; PubMedId : 12110480, 21135102, 26052893; Product type t : transporter), with product MSFITVDNVRFSYGEEADEPEVLKGISLSVERGEFLALLGHNGSGKSTMAKLFNAMLLPLSGTVTVDGMDTREDDKKFEIRRKVGLVQQNPDNQLVASIVEEDVAFGPENLGLPPKVIRERVDRALKAVEMYDYRTHAPYKLSGGQKQRIAIAGIIAMEPDCIVLDEPTAMLDPRGRQEVMDTIHKLNEEDGITIILITHYMDEAVQAGRVIVMDSGEILTEGTPEQVFSQVELLKKHRLDVPQATELNFRLRGAGCPMPECVLSIEDCVAAIEPLLKKRKEAL from the coding sequence ATGAGCTTTATCACAGTAGACAATGTCCGCTTTTCCTATGGAGAAGAGGCAGACGAGCCCGAGGTACTCAAAGGGATTTCCCTTTCTGTGGAACGTGGTGAGTTTTTAGCCCTGTTAGGGCATAACGGTTCCGGGAAAAGTACGATGGCAAAGCTTTTTAATGCAATGCTGTTGCCGCTTTCCGGTACTGTGACCGTAGATGGCATGGATACCAGAGAGGACGATAAAAAATTTGAGATTCGTCGCAAAGTAGGTCTTGTTCAGCAGAATCCGGACAACCAGTTGGTTGCATCGATTGTAGAAGAAGATGTAGCATTTGGACCGGAAAATTTAGGACTTCCTCCGAAAGTGATTCGTGAGCGCGTGGATCGTGCGCTCAAAGCGGTAGAAATGTATGATTATCGTACGCATGCACCGTATAAACTTTCCGGCGGACAAAAACAACGAATTGCGATAGCCGGAATCATTGCAATGGAGCCGGATTGTATCGTATTGGACGAGCCTACCGCTATGCTCGACCCTCGTGGTCGGCAGGAAGTTATGGATACCATTCATAAACTGAATGAAGAAGATGGGATTACCATCATTCTCATTACGCATTATATGGATGAAGCGGTGCAGGCCGGTCGTGTAATCGTGATGGACAGCGGTGAGATTTTAACGGAAGGTACGCCGGAACAAGTCTTTTCACAGGTAGAGCTCTTGAAAAAACATCGGCTCGATGTACCGCAGGCTACCGAATTAAACTTTCGGTTGCGCGGAGCGGGCTGCCCAATGCCGGAGTGTGTCCTTTCGATTGAAGATTGTGTGGCGGCTATTGAACCGCTGCTCAAAAAGAGAAAGGAGGCTCTCTGA
- the truA gene encoding tRNA pseudouridine (38-40) synthase (Evidence 2a : Function from experimental evidences in other organisms; PubMedId : 10529181, 15353568, 17114947, 17466622; Product type e : enzyme), with translation MRNLLLRICFDGAKYHGWQIQENAITVQEVFQKALENVLHETPELKGCSRTDSGVHANEFCISLKTEREIPAQRLPFALNHFLPEDVAVLSCEEVPKSFHARYSCKGKEYIYRIWTSPVRNPFLRGRALHYWYPLDEQKMQKAAEYFLGSHDFTSFCTLDQREMGDFVRTVTTAKIERKENFLTFTVAADGFLYHMVRIMVGTLLMVGEGKLSPESVETILKAKDRSVAGPTAPPQGLYLNRVFYDEKEVMG, from the coding sequence ATGCGGAATTTACTCCTGAGAATCTGCTTTGATGGAGCAAAATATCATGGCTGGCAGATTCAGGAGAATGCGATAACAGTACAGGAAGTGTTCCAAAAAGCTTTGGAAAATGTTCTTCATGAAACGCCGGAATTAAAAGGATGCTCCCGAACAGATTCCGGTGTGCATGCAAACGAGTTTTGCATTTCGCTCAAAACGGAGCGCGAAATTCCGGCTCAGCGTTTGCCATTTGCGTTGAATCATTTTTTGCCGGAGGATGTAGCGGTACTTTCCTGTGAAGAAGTACCGAAAAGTTTTCATGCAAGGTATTCCTGCAAAGGAAAAGAATATATTTATAGAATATGGACCTCTCCTGTTCGCAATCCGTTTCTTAGGGGACGGGCACTTCATTACTGGTACCCGCTCGACGAGCAGAAAATGCAGAAAGCCGCAGAATACTTTTTAGGGTCGCATGATTTTACTTCCTTTTGTACGCTGGATCAGCGAGAAATGGGAGATTTTGTCCGTACAGTGACGACTGCAAAAATCGAGCGAAAAGAGAATTTCTTAACTTTTACAGTGGCTGCTGATGGATTTTTGTATCATATGGTTCGAATTATGGTAGGAACGCTGCTCATGGTGGGAGAAGGGAAACTTTCGCCGGAGTCGGTGGAGACAATTTTAAAAGCAAAAGATCGCTCAGTGGCAGGACCTACTGCGCCGCCGCAGGGGCTTTATTTGAATCGGGTATTTTATGATGAGAAGGAAGTGATGGGATGA
- a CDS encoding conserved protein of unknown function (Evidence 4 : Unknown function but conserved in other organisms), which produces MKLFSSKQTKEDSESSSVDERELNEKDKELKAKERLPHVPKWAYRVIVILMITVVGLGIWMNRDNLSPQNIGDWVQTQFLGMGVGEGYPLNLNGDEVAAQNFCVSDGRLLLTGNTTILSLNSSAKQIFSRKHGFSNPVMLAKGQKVLVYNQGGKGYRIENQIKTLVSDTASQNIVTAALASNGAYALVLEDSGYCGKLTAYTKDNKEAYNYWFSDAYPTAIALNEEGNRAVVTAVTVNNGVLQSSFYLLDFNSTDPVTPVGTYPNTVFTKVSYQNGSITAVGDTRTVVMSDKGKEIANYDYQGAKLVCAALDQNRAALCLSSFENASAVKLVTLSNQGTQESSIDVDSRVMAVSLYGDTMAALLDGQVRAYSVSRGTQTGSCDIKSDMRAIALSSEKQVYLLGVSEVNCATFQASTASSGVS; this is translated from the coding sequence ATGAAGCTGTTTTCGTCCAAGCAGACAAAGGAGGATTCGGAATCGTCCTCTGTTGATGAACGTGAGCTAAATGAAAAAGATAAAGAATTAAAAGCGAAAGAACGGCTTCCCCATGTGCCAAAGTGGGCATATCGTGTGATTGTAATTTTGATGATTACGGTTGTGGGATTGGGAATTTGGATGAATCGTGACAACCTTTCTCCACAGAATATAGGGGATTGGGTACAGACACAGTTTTTAGGAATGGGAGTCGGAGAAGGATATCCGCTGAACTTAAATGGGGACGAAGTGGCAGCCCAAAATTTCTGTGTGTCAGATGGTCGTCTGCTTTTAACGGGGAATACGACGATTCTTTCTCTTAACAGCAGTGCAAAACAAATTTTCAGCCGCAAACATGGCTTTTCTAATCCAGTGATGCTTGCAAAGGGACAAAAGGTTTTAGTTTATAATCAGGGAGGAAAAGGATATCGGATAGAAAATCAGATTAAGACGCTGGTTTCTGATACCGCTTCTCAAAATATTGTAACAGCGGCCCTTGCTTCGAATGGAGCTTATGCGCTGGTTTTGGAAGACTCCGGGTATTGCGGCAAATTAACTGCTTATACCAAAGATAATAAAGAAGCTTACAATTATTGGTTTTCCGATGCTTATCCTACAGCGATTGCACTTAATGAGGAGGGAAACCGTGCAGTGGTCACAGCGGTCACTGTAAATAATGGAGTTTTGCAGAGCAGTTTTTATTTACTCGATTTTAATAGTACCGATCCCGTTACCCCTGTAGGGACTTATCCCAATACGGTGTTTACAAAAGTCTCCTATCAAAACGGCAGTATTACTGCAGTTGGGGATACTCGTACGGTTGTTATGTCTGATAAAGGAAAAGAAATTGCCAACTATGATTATCAGGGTGCAAAATTGGTTTGCGCTGCACTTGATCAGAATCGGGCAGCGTTGTGCCTTTCCTCTTTCGAAAATGCTTCAGCAGTTAAGCTTGTAACGCTTTCAAACCAAGGAACCCAAGAGAGCAGCATTGATGTTGATTCTCGGGTGATGGCAGTTTCCCTTTATGGCGATACAATGGCCGCTCTTTTAGATGGACAGGTTCGCGCTTACTCTGTATCCAGAGGAACACAGACAGGCTCCTGTGACATAAAAAGTGATATGCGTGCAATTGCGCTTAGTTCTGAAAAGCAGGTCTATTTGTTAGGTGTTTCTGAAGTGAACTGTGCGACGTTTCAGGCTTCAACAGCTTCTTCCGGAGTTTCCTAA